A stretch of Saccharothrix texasensis DNA encodes these proteins:
- a CDS encoding alpha/beta fold hydrolase has translation MTGQTPTVVLVHGAFADGSSWAKVVDLLRERGVEALAVSNPLRGLAHDGDYVASVAGQVDGPVVLVGHSYGGPVITHAATKTPNAKALVYVASFGVDLGESALSSVEGFPPVELNTSLVPQQFPDGEGDDTEFTIRRDAFPSVFAADLPDSVTATAAVSQRPIAARALGEPLAVEPAWKTLPSWFVVATADHAINPDSQRAAARRLGSTTVEVDASHAIALSRPTEVADQILAAVAAVS, from the coding sequence ATGACCGGTCAGACCCCCACCGTCGTCCTGGTACACGGCGCTTTCGCCGACGGCTCGAGCTGGGCAAAGGTCGTCGACCTGCTGCGGGAGCGGGGCGTCGAAGCGCTCGCGGTGAGCAACCCGTTGCGCGGGTTGGCGCACGACGGCGACTACGTGGCGAGCGTGGCCGGCCAGGTGGACGGGCCGGTCGTGCTGGTCGGCCACTCCTACGGCGGCCCGGTGATCACGCACGCCGCCACCAAGACGCCGAACGCCAAGGCCCTCGTGTACGTGGCGTCGTTCGGCGTCGACCTCGGCGAGAGCGCGCTGAGCTCGGTCGAGGGCTTCCCCCCGGTGGAGCTGAACACGTCCCTGGTGCCGCAGCAGTTCCCCGACGGGGAGGGCGACGACACCGAGTTCACGATCCGCCGTGACGCGTTCCCGAGCGTGTTCGCCGCCGACCTGCCGGACTCGGTCACCGCCACCGCCGCGGTCAGCCAGCGCCCGATCGCGGCCCGCGCCCTCGGCGAGCCGCTGGCCGTCGAGCCCGCCTGGAAGACCCTGCCGTCGTGGTTCGTGGTGGCGACGGCGGACCACGCCATCAACCCGGACTCGCAGCGGGCCGCCGCCCGCCGGCTGGGCTCGACCACCGTCGAGGTGGACGCCTCCCACGCCATCGCCCTCTCCCGCCCGACCGAGGTGGCCGACCAGATCCTCGCCGCCGTCGCCGCCGTCTCCTGA
- a CDS encoding LysR substrate-binding domain-containing protein: protein MAFTLEQLRGFVAVAEELHFSRAASRLAMTQPPLSRQIQKLERAVGAQLLIRDNRRVTLTAAGEVFLVEARRLLSLADTAPELARRVSSGSSGVVRVGFTAAATYGILGRLLDELAAQLPDVDVELVELVTREQVSGLVNEEIDLGLGRPPFDDSTFGSRLLHRERLLLAVPGGHPLAALGRAATAADVVREPVVMHSPTDARYFYDLVVRTVPIAPENTVHTVSQVLTMLWLVAAGRGVAFVPESAARLRIDGVEFARLETAVAEPVELHLLWLKASANPALWRTLSVLEGRTPFE from the coding sequence ATGGCGTTCACGCTGGAACAGCTACGGGGTTTCGTAGCCGTCGCCGAGGAGCTGCACTTCAGCCGGGCCGCCTCTCGGCTGGCGATGACCCAGCCGCCGCTGAGCAGGCAGATCCAGAAGCTGGAACGGGCGGTCGGCGCGCAGCTGCTGATCCGGGACAACCGGCGGGTCACCCTCACCGCGGCGGGCGAGGTGTTCCTGGTCGAGGCGCGGCGGCTGCTGTCGCTGGCCGACACCGCGCCGGAACTGGCCCGGCGGGTGTCGTCCGGGTCCAGCGGCGTGGTGCGGGTCGGGTTCACCGCGGCGGCGACCTACGGCATCCTCGGCCGGCTGCTCGACGAGCTCGCCGCGCAGCTGCCGGACGTGGACGTGGAGCTGGTCGAGCTGGTCACCCGCGAGCAGGTCTCGGGACTGGTGAACGAGGAGATCGACCTCGGGCTCGGCCGGCCGCCGTTCGACGACTCGACGTTCGGCTCCCGGCTGCTGCACCGGGAGCGGCTGCTGCTCGCCGTGCCCGGCGGTCATCCCCTGGCGGCGCTGGGACGTGCCGCGACGGCCGCCGACGTGGTCCGCGAGCCGGTCGTCATGCACTCGCCCACCGACGCGCGGTACTTCTACGACCTGGTCGTGCGCACGGTGCCGATCGCGCCGGAGAACACCGTGCACACGGTCAGCCAGGTGCTCACCATGCTCTGGCTGGTCGCGGCCGGCCGCGGGGTCGCGTTCGTGCCGGAGTCGGCGGCGCGGCTGCGCATCGACGGCGTCGAGTTCGCCCGGCTGGAGACCGCGGTGGCCGAGCCGGTGGAACTGCACCTGCTGTGGTTGAAGGCCTCGGCCAACCCGGCGCTGTGGCGGACGTTGAGCGTCCTGGAAGGCCGCACGCCGTTCGAGTGA
- a CDS encoding PaaX family transcriptional regulator, whose protein sequence is MIPHDDPQARDQEASVRPQSLMLSFLGIHVLNRGVAVFSGSVIDVFARVGVSEDAVRSTLTRMVKRDLLARHRDGRRMYFGLTARSAAVLEDGEHRVWRSGAVNSDWDGVWTMVGFSVPESWRSQRHDLRSRLIWGGFGPLQNGLWIAPGVVDVPALVEDLELDDHLKVFTAHTAKPTEAEQIARTAFDVPAIAERYQVFLRRWDHDRPLADAPDDLARQLLLHTEWLQLVRQDPRLPAEHLPDDWPAIRAEQVFHTLAGAYAGTAASIAGSVLDTIPVDGP, encoded by the coding sequence GTGATCCCGCACGACGACCCGCAGGCCCGTGATCAGGAAGCATCGGTCCGGCCGCAGTCGCTGATGCTGAGCTTCCTGGGCATCCACGTGCTCAACCGGGGCGTGGCGGTCTTCTCCGGCAGCGTCATCGACGTCTTCGCCCGCGTCGGGGTGTCGGAGGACGCGGTGCGCTCGACGTTGACCCGGATGGTCAAGCGGGACCTGTTGGCGCGGCACCGCGACGGCAGGCGCATGTACTTCGGGCTGACCGCGCGTTCGGCGGCGGTGCTGGAGGACGGCGAGCACCGGGTCTGGCGCAGCGGCGCGGTCAACAGCGACTGGGACGGCGTCTGGACGATGGTGGGCTTCTCGGTGCCCGAGTCCTGGCGCAGCCAGCGGCACGACCTGCGCTCGCGGCTGATCTGGGGCGGGTTCGGCCCGCTGCAGAACGGCCTGTGGATCGCGCCCGGCGTGGTCGACGTGCCCGCCCTGGTCGAGGACCTCGAGCTGGACGACCACCTCAAGGTGTTCACCGCGCACACGGCGAAGCCCACCGAGGCCGAGCAGATCGCGCGCACCGCGTTCGACGTGCCCGCCATCGCCGAGCGCTACCAGGTGTTCCTGCGCCGCTGGGACCACGACCGCCCGCTGGCCGACGCGCCGGACGACCTGGCCAGGCAGCTGCTGCTGCACACCGAGTGGTTGCAGCTCGTCCGCCAGGACCCGCGGCTGCCCGCCGAGCACCTGCCCGACGACTGGCCGGCGATCCGCGCCGAGCAGGTGTTCCACACCCTCGCCGGCGCCTACGCGGGGACCGCCGCGTCGATCGCCGGTTCGGTCCTCGACACGATCCCGGTCGACGGCCCCTGA
- a CDS encoding L-talarate/galactarate dehydratase — MPTSADRIRAVTLSSVTLPLPTPISDAKVFTGRQRPMTEVAMLFAEIRTEAGLEGIGFGYAKRAGGPAQFAHAREVAPDLIGEDPNDIGRLWTKLVWAGASVGRSGAATQALAAFDIALWDLKAKRANLPLAKLLGAHRDSVRCYNTSGGFLHESVGQLKDNATRTLDSGVGGIKIKVGLPDRSEDLRRVAAVREHLGDGVPLMVDANQQWDRPTALRVGRALEEFDLVWIEEPLDAHDVEGHAELARSLTTAVASGEMLTSVAEHYELIRAGAVDVLQPDAPRVGGITQFLKLATLADHHHLQLAPHFAMEVHVHLAAAYPREPWVEHFDWLHPLFTERLEIRDGRMHLSDRPGLGITLSEQTRAWTVETATVDAPR, encoded by the coding sequence ATGCCCACCAGTGCCGACCGGATCCGCGCCGTCACGCTGTCGTCGGTGACCCTGCCCCTGCCGACCCCGATCAGCGACGCCAAGGTGTTCACCGGCAGGCAGCGGCCGATGACCGAGGTCGCGATGCTGTTCGCCGAGATCCGCACCGAAGCGGGGCTGGAGGGCATCGGGTTCGGCTACGCCAAGCGGGCGGGCGGCCCCGCCCAGTTCGCCCACGCCCGCGAGGTCGCGCCGGACCTGATCGGCGAGGACCCCAACGACATCGGCAGGCTGTGGACGAAGCTGGTCTGGGCCGGGGCGTCGGTCGGGCGCAGCGGCGCGGCCACGCAGGCGCTGGCCGCGTTCGACATCGCGCTGTGGGACCTCAAGGCCAAGCGCGCGAACCTGCCGTTGGCGAAGCTGCTCGGCGCGCACCGCGACTCCGTGCGCTGCTACAACACCTCCGGCGGGTTCCTGCACGAGTCGGTCGGGCAGCTCAAGGACAACGCCACCCGCACGCTCGACTCCGGCGTCGGCGGCATCAAGATCAAGGTGGGTCTGCCGGACCGGTCGGAGGACCTGCGCCGGGTCGCGGCCGTCCGCGAGCACCTCGGCGACGGCGTGCCGCTGATGGTCGACGCCAACCAGCAGTGGGACCGCCCCACCGCCCTGCGCGTCGGCCGGGCGCTGGAGGAGTTCGACCTGGTCTGGATCGAGGAGCCGCTGGACGCCCACGACGTCGAGGGGCACGCCGAGCTGGCCCGGTCGCTGACCACCGCCGTCGCCTCCGGCGAGATGCTGACCAGCGTCGCCGAGCACTACGAGCTGATCCGGGCCGGCGCCGTGGACGTCCTGCAACCGGACGCGCCCCGCGTCGGCGGGATCACCCAGTTCCTCAAGCTCGCCACCCTCGCCGACCACCACCACCTCCAGCTCGCGCCCCACTTCGCCATGGAGGTCCACGTCCACCTCGCCGCCGCCTACCCGCGCGAGCCGTGGGTCGAGCACTTCGACTGGCTGCACCCGCTGTTCACCGAGCGGCTGGAGATCAGGGACGGGCGGATGCACCTGTCCGACCGGCCGGGGCTGGGCATCACCCTCTCCGAGCAGACCCGCGCCTGGACCGTCGAGACGGCCACCGTCGACGCGCCGCGGTGA
- a CDS encoding DUF6055 domain-containing protein: MRTALTAVLAAVLAAALLTTPTATAAAKTVYLPARWTQTGEVPWAANRMRESTNFVLLWGDRSGTNPVSAPSPYNFDPNSVITQLENLYSFYVNTMRFTPETGLLAQHKIIVIVTRTWGLSNLEAWATGGSVDGRVGIINVAPGAALPGSWGLAHELGHVFQAYTTMGRSGYGFTAPYSGTFWETSAEFMAMQALPGTAAGDLTRWLRSENLYWSSSRHHYGNWMLMQYIKDRDGLAMFNRLWNEARSTEHPLEAYRRITGISQAELNRRVGEYATRNVTWDFGNRSTLMPFIDNVYGAGFLHAYNGGLVEPVDAGAGHFRMNTRAAPSDYGFNKVKLVADSDGALVKVRVRGHAETGATGWAFGLVAVRDGAPRYSPVTVGVDGRITFQLQSGEREVWLVVTGAPATAVPHYAFLDGYNSARRYPYEFRVSGATPSGFEPGHVKPAPTGGGRWHANGGGWVANTASVSASAYVGPKAAVYGRATVRDNARVEGLGWVNGGVVGGNAVVKDNALIQDGANLSGGVVVGGDAEIAFACSSGTYLRFTPDRRCDGQGGEADVNPSHGTFPTSDLSLS; encoded by the coding sequence GTGAGGACCGCGCTCACGGCGGTGCTCGCGGCGGTCCTCGCCGCGGCCCTGCTGACCACGCCCACCGCGACCGCGGCGGCGAAGACGGTGTACCTCCCGGCCCGGTGGACGCAGACCGGCGAGGTGCCGTGGGCGGCCAACCGGATGCGGGAGTCGACGAACTTCGTGCTGCTGTGGGGTGACCGCTCGGGCACGAACCCGGTGTCCGCGCCCTCGCCGTACAACTTCGACCCCAACAGCGTGATCACCCAGCTGGAGAACCTCTACAGCTTCTACGTGAACACCATGCGGTTCACGCCGGAGACGGGGCTGCTCGCCCAGCACAAGATCATCGTGATCGTCACCAGGACGTGGGGCTTGTCCAACCTGGAGGCGTGGGCGACGGGCGGCTCGGTCGACGGCCGGGTGGGCATCATCAACGTCGCGCCCGGCGCCGCCCTGCCCGGCTCGTGGGGCCTGGCGCACGAGCTGGGCCACGTGTTCCAGGCCTACACGACCATGGGCCGCTCGGGGTACGGCTTCACCGCGCCGTACTCGGGCACGTTCTGGGAGACCAGCGCGGAGTTCATGGCGATGCAGGCCCTGCCGGGCACGGCGGCGGGCGACCTGACCCGGTGGTTGCGGTCGGAGAACCTGTACTGGAGCTCCAGCAGGCACCACTACGGCAACTGGATGCTGATGCAGTACATCAAGGACCGCGACGGCCTGGCGATGTTCAACCGGCTGTGGAACGAGGCGCGCAGCACCGAGCACCCGCTCGAGGCCTACCGGCGGATCACCGGCATCAGCCAGGCCGAGCTGAACCGCCGCGTCGGCGAGTACGCCACGCGCAACGTCACCTGGGACTTCGGCAACCGGTCCACGCTGATGCCGTTCATCGACAACGTCTACGGCGCGGGGTTCCTGCACGCCTACAACGGCGGGCTGGTCGAGCCGGTCGACGCGGGCGCCGGCCACTTCCGGATGAACACCAGGGCCGCGCCGTCCGACTACGGCTTCAACAAGGTCAAGCTGGTGGCCGACAGCGACGGCGCGCTCGTCAAGGTGCGGGTGAGGGGCCACGCCGAGACCGGGGCGACCGGGTGGGCGTTCGGCCTGGTCGCGGTGCGCGACGGCGCGCCGCGCTACTCGCCGGTGACGGTGGGCGTGGACGGGCGGATCACCTTCCAGCTCCAGTCCGGCGAGCGGGAGGTCTGGCTGGTCGTGACCGGCGCCCCGGCCACCGCGGTGCCGCACTACGCGTTCCTGGACGGCTACAACTCCGCCCGCCGGTACCCGTACGAGTTCCGGGTCTCCGGCGCCACGCCGTCGGGTTTCGAACCCGGCCACGTGAAGCCTGCGCCCACCGGCGGCGGGCGCTGGCACGCCAACGGCGGCGGCTGGGTCGCCAACACCGCGTCCGTGTCGGCCTCCGCGTACGTCGGGCCGAAGGCCGCCGTGTACGGCCGGGCCACGGTGCGGGACAACGCCCGCGTCGAAGGCCTCGGGTGGGTCAACGGCGGTGTGGTCGGCGGCAACGCCGTGGTGAAGGACAACGCGTTGATCCAGGACGGCGCGAACCTGTCCGGCGGCGTGGTGGTCGGCGGCGACGCCGAGATCGCCTTCGCCTGCTCGTCGGGCACGTACCTGAGGTTCACCCCGGACCGCCGGTGCGACGGCCAGGGCGGCGAGGCGGACGTCAACCCGTCGCACGGCACGTTCCCGACCTCGGACCTGTCGCTGAGCTGA
- a CDS encoding AEC family transporter: MNAVLAGFATLVAVIAVGWIAARTRVLGEGATGVLSRLSYFVATPALLLLTLAEADPAVLLSTTLVATAGSAVACGLLYLAVARWRWRPRAGHLTTGALASSYVNAGNLGVAIAGYVLGDASLVAPVLLFQVLVLAPIGLTVLAASRDPGQSAPTRAQLLTQPLRTPLVIGCALGLALASAGWMPPAPVLRPVELLADLAVPAALLAYGAGLHGAPRPASAGTAGQVWLVVVLKTVAQPALAYALGRWVVRLDDPALLAVTLTSALPTAQNVFVYATAYDRGAELARDVVLLTTVLSVPVLTGVAVVLG; encoded by the coding sequence GTGAACGCGGTCCTGGCCGGTTTCGCCACCCTCGTCGCGGTGATCGCGGTCGGCTGGATCGCCGCCCGGACCCGGGTCCTCGGCGAGGGTGCGACCGGCGTGCTGTCCCGGCTGTCGTACTTCGTCGCGACCCCGGCGTTGCTGCTGCTCACCCTCGCCGAGGCGGACCCGGCCGTGCTGCTGTCCACCACGCTGGTCGCCACGGCGGGCAGCGCGGTGGCGTGCGGTCTGCTCTACCTCGCCGTCGCGCGGTGGCGGTGGCGGCCGCGCGCCGGTCACCTCACGACCGGCGCGCTCGCCTCGTCCTACGTCAACGCGGGCAACCTCGGTGTCGCCATCGCCGGGTACGTGCTCGGCGACGCCTCGCTCGTCGCCCCGGTCCTGCTGTTCCAGGTGCTGGTCCTGGCGCCGATCGGGCTGACCGTGCTGGCCGCGTCACGCGATCCCGGCCAGAGCGCGCCGACGCGCGCGCAGCTGCTGACCCAACCGCTGCGCACGCCGCTGGTGATCGGCTGCGCGCTGGGGTTGGCGCTGGCTTCCGCCGGGTGGATGCCGCCCGCGCCCGTGCTGCGGCCGGTCGAGCTGCTCGCCGACCTCGCGGTCCCGGCCGCCCTGCTCGCCTACGGCGCGGGCCTGCACGGCGCGCCACGCCCGGCGTCGGCCGGCACGGCCGGCCAGGTGTGGCTGGTCGTCGTGCTGAAGACGGTGGCGCAGCCCGCGTTGGCCTACGCCCTGGGCCGCTGGGTGGTCCGCCTGGACGACCCGGCGCTGCTGGCCGTCACCCTCACCTCGGCGCTGCCCACCGCCCAGAACGTGTTCGTCTACGCCACCGCCTACGACCGGGGCGCGGAGCTCGCCCGGGACGTCGTGCTGCTCACCACCGTCCTGTCGGTGCCGGTCCTCACCGGGGTCGCCGTCGTGCTCGGCTGA
- a CDS encoding alpha/beta hydrolase — MRLVTALVVAAFAVTPPAAASAEHPAPDHVCVASVPETDPLEPGPVNICVSVFRPATASPDNPVPVLLHSHGWGGSRTSAPGSFRRYLDAGFGVVSIDQRGFGESGGKAHVEDPAFEGEDVIRVIDHVASLDWVRENGPGDPVLGAVGGSYGGGFQFAGAFTEVAKTGRTRFDALAPQITWHSLNDSLAPREVVRTTWVTGLYAAALDAHTSTMHAGYAEGLLTGDWPASMDEFFRDNGPAHHVAAGRRLDIPVLLRQGISDNLFPLDQAIDNFDRALTPRARANSLLIGYNGGHALPNVIPTGYAVAGDECSARQGGYDDLELRFLAENLQGAPRAVTGHGRYQLMTAEGGCVTVDSVAPTTTAALPDILTTAGVGLPQAVKIADGPLAVAGSPVLDAVVSTLGLDNRAFFGLSVGTSPATAKVIQNNVLPHRERGLHPGARRTIELPAVAATVPAGQSLFLTVTPISDMFVLHGSRTPGAMLLRDVTVRLPVRG; from the coding sequence ATGCGCCTGGTGACCGCACTCGTGGTCGCGGCCTTCGCCGTGACCCCGCCCGCCGCCGCGAGCGCCGAGCACCCCGCGCCGGACCACGTCTGCGTCGCGAGCGTGCCGGAGACCGATCCGCTGGAACCGGGACCGGTGAACATCTGCGTCAGCGTCTTCAGGCCCGCCACCGCCTCCCCGGACAACCCGGTGCCGGTGCTCCTGCACAGCCACGGCTGGGGAGGCAGCCGCACGTCCGCGCCCGGCTCGTTCCGGCGGTACCTCGACGCGGGGTTCGGCGTGGTCAGCATCGACCAGCGCGGCTTCGGCGAGAGCGGCGGCAAGGCGCACGTGGAGGACCCGGCGTTCGAGGGCGAGGACGTCATCCGGGTGATCGACCACGTCGCCTCGCTGGACTGGGTCCGCGAGAACGGGCCGGGCGACCCCGTCCTGGGCGCCGTCGGCGGCTCCTACGGCGGCGGCTTCCAGTTCGCCGGCGCGTTCACCGAGGTCGCGAAGACCGGCCGCACCCGGTTCGACGCCCTCGCGCCCCAGATCACCTGGCACTCGCTGAACGACAGCCTCGCCCCGCGCGAGGTCGTCCGCACCACGTGGGTCACCGGTCTGTACGCCGCCGCGCTCGACGCGCACACCTCGACGATGCACGCCGGCTACGCCGAGGGCCTGCTCACCGGCGACTGGCCCGCCTCCATGGACGAGTTCTTCCGCGACAACGGCCCGGCGCACCACGTCGCGGCCGGCCGCCGGCTGGACATCCCGGTGCTGCTGCGCCAGGGGATCAGCGACAACCTGTTCCCGCTGGACCAGGCGATCGACAACTTCGACCGCGCCCTGACCCCTCGCGCCCGCGCGAACAGCCTGCTCATCGGCTACAACGGCGGTCACGCGCTGCCCAACGTCATCCCCACCGGCTACGCCGTCGCCGGTGACGAGTGCTCCGCGCGGCAGGGCGGCTACGACGACCTCGAACTGCGGTTCCTGGCCGAGAACCTGCAAGGCGCGCCGCGCGCCGTCACCGGCCACGGCCGCTACCAGCTCATGACCGCCGAGGGCGGCTGCGTCACCGTCGACTCCGTCGCGCCGACCACCACCGCCGCCCTGCCGGACATACTGACCACGGCCGGCGTCGGCCTGCCGCAGGCGGTCAAGATCGCGGACGGCCCGCTCGCCGTCGCCGGGTCGCCGGTGCTCGACGCCGTCGTCAGCACCCTCGGCCTGGACAACCGCGCGTTCTTCGGCCTCAGCGTCGGCACGTCCCCGGCGACCGCCAAGGTGATCCAGAACAACGTGCTGCCGCACCGCGAACGCGGCCTGCACCCGGGCGCCCGCCGGACGATCGAGCTGCCCGCGGTCGCCGCGACGGTCCCGGCCGGTCAGTCGCTGTTCCTCACCGTCACGCCGATCTCGGACATGTTCGTCCTGCACGGCAGCCGCACGCCGGGCGCGATGCTGCTGCGCGACGTGACGGTGCGCCTGCCCGTCCGCGGCTAG
- the kdgD gene encoding 5-dehydro-4-deoxyglucarate dehydratase, with product MPNNSWTSITPAPYVGVVTNPAALADRLASGLLSFPVTHFDADLRFDEHRYREHLAWQASFDVAGLFAAGGTGEGFSLTPDEVDRVVRVAVDEVGGKVPVLAPATGATALSVAQARAAEAAGAAGVLLFPPYLTEAGQRGLVEHVSAVCRATGLGVIAYSRANAVLTDATVAELADRNPNLIGLKDGVGDVEQLTRTYARVGDRLIYIGGLPTAETFALPLLQLGVTTYSSALFNFAPEFALRFYAAVRAQDRTAVYGMLREFVIPYLDIRDRERGYAVSIVKAGLTAVGRDGGPVRPPLTDLTDDELARLTALVRRIA from the coding sequence ATGCCGAACAACTCTTGGACAAGCATCACTCCTGCTCCATACGTTGGGGTCGTGACGAACCCAGCCGCACTCGCCGACCGCCTCGCCTCCGGGCTGCTCTCCTTCCCGGTCACCCACTTCGACGCCGACCTGCGGTTCGACGAGCACCGCTACCGCGAGCACCTGGCCTGGCAGGCGAGCTTCGACGTGGCCGGCCTGTTCGCCGCGGGCGGCACGGGCGAGGGGTTCTCGCTGACGCCGGACGAGGTGGACCGGGTGGTCCGCGTCGCCGTGGACGAGGTGGGCGGCAAGGTGCCCGTCCTCGCGCCGGCGACCGGGGCGACTGCCCTGTCGGTCGCCCAGGCGCGTGCCGCCGAGGCCGCCGGCGCGGCCGGTGTGCTGCTGTTCCCGCCCTACCTCACCGAGGCCGGCCAGCGGGGCCTGGTCGAGCACGTCTCCGCGGTGTGCCGGGCCACCGGGCTCGGCGTGATCGCCTACAGCCGGGCCAACGCCGTGCTGACCGACGCGACGGTCGCCGAGCTGGCCGACCGCAACCCCAACCTGATCGGGCTCAAGGACGGCGTCGGCGACGTCGAGCAGCTGACCCGCACCTACGCCCGCGTCGGCGACCGGCTGATCTACATCGGCGGCCTGCCGACCGCGGAGACGTTCGCCCTGCCGCTGCTCCAGCTCGGCGTCACCACGTACTCCTCGGCGCTGTTCAACTTCGCGCCCGAGTTCGCGCTGCGGTTCTACGCCGCCGTGCGCGCCCAGGACCGCACCGCCGTGTACGGGATGCTGCGCGAGTTCGTCATCCCCTACCTGGACATCCGCGACCGGGAGCGCGGGTACGCGGTGTCGATCGTCAAGGCCGGGCTGACCGCCGTCGGCCGGGACGGCGGCCCGGTGCGCCCGCCGCTGACCGACCTGACCGACGACGAGCTCGCCCGGCTCACCGCCCTGGTCCGACGCATCGCCTGA
- a CDS encoding cyclodeaminase/cyclohydrolase family protein, translating into MTDSLWNVSLADLRARTAGASPTPGGGSVAAVTAAFGCALVLMALEITARRDPSVRDAVEAGQVLLDRLGAAADRDVELFEDYLRARRLPRSTDEERAARDAAVAAASVAATEGPLTAAADAVETLEWAFSVLPVVTGTVVSDVRAGADLLLGSVLATLRGAEANVAQLGADAGSFTTRLDAVRRAAVAAHTRFESTPEEAE; encoded by the coding sequence GTGACGGACAGCCTGTGGAACGTGAGCCTGGCCGACCTGCGCGCGCGGACGGCCGGCGCGAGCCCGACGCCCGGCGGCGGGTCGGTGGCCGCGGTGACGGCCGCGTTCGGCTGCGCGCTGGTGCTCATGGCCCTGGAGATCACCGCCCGGCGCGACCCCTCGGTCCGTGACGCCGTCGAGGCCGGCCAGGTCCTGCTCGACCGCCTCGGAGCGGCCGCCGACCGCGACGTGGAGCTGTTCGAGGACTACCTGCGGGCCCGGCGGCTCCCGCGCTCCACCGACGAGGAGCGGGCCGCCCGGGACGCGGCGGTGGCGGCGGCCTCGGTCGCCGCCACGGAAGGCCCGCTGACGGCCGCCGCGGACGCGGTGGAAACCTTGGAGTGGGCGTTCTCGGTGCTGCCGGTCGTCACCGGCACGGTCGTGAGCGACGTCCGCGCGGGCGCCGACCTGCTGCTCGGGTCCGTGCTGGCCACCCTGCGCGGAGCCGAGGCCAACGTGGCGCAGCTCGGCGCCGACGCCGGGTCCTTCACCACGCGACTGGATGCCGTCCGCCGCGCCGCTGTGGCCGCGCACACCCGCTTCGAGAGCACCCCGGAGGAAGCCGAATGA
- a CDS encoding bifunctional methylenetetrahydrofolate dehydrogenase/methenyltetrahydrofolate cyclohydrolase codes for MTARTIDPAVLAESIRDGIRADLAAIPERLTVVGFLVDGDRPARTYAEYTRRACAEVGIDFDLRTPRADDVEAAVRDAGADDGVHGVFVYYPVRDPERDRWLRELVDPRKDVEGLHSFWSRCLYENRRFIDDAGTRRAVLPCTPLAVMKLLGEAGAFRGDGDTPLASVKACVFNRSEIVGRPLAAMLANDGAEVTSFDLSGSLAFRHAAGIQGHHVDAVATDRATALAEADVVVTGVPSRDFPLVRAEEIKPGAVCLNFSTMKNFADDVVERASVFVPRVGSMTVTMAMRNAVRLYRNANPA; via the coding sequence ATGACCGCCCGCACCATCGACCCGGCCGTCCTCGCCGAGTCCATCCGCGACGGGATCCGCGCCGACCTGGCGGCGATCCCGGAACGCCTCACCGTCGTCGGCTTCCTGGTCGACGGCGACCGGCCGGCGCGGACCTACGCCGAGTACACCCGGCGCGCGTGCGCCGAGGTCGGCATCGACTTCGACCTCCGCACGCCCCGCGCCGACGACGTCGAAGCCGCCGTGCGCGACGCCGGCGCGGACGACGGCGTGCACGGCGTGTTCGTCTACTACCCGGTCCGCGACCCCGAACGCGACCGCTGGCTGCGCGAGCTGGTCGACCCCCGCAAGGACGTCGAGGGCCTGCACTCGTTCTGGAGCCGGTGCCTCTACGAGAACCGGCGGTTCATCGACGACGCCGGCACCCGCCGGGCCGTCCTGCCGTGCACCCCGCTGGCCGTGATGAAGCTGCTGGGTGAGGCGGGCGCGTTCCGGGGCGACGGCGACACCCCGCTGGCGTCGGTGAAGGCGTGCGTCTTCAACCGCAGCGAGATCGTCGGCCGGCCGCTGGCCGCCATGCTCGCCAACGACGGCGCCGAGGTGACGTCGTTCGACCTCTCGGGCTCGCTGGCGTTCCGGCACGCGGCGGGCATCCAGGGCCACCACGTGGACGCCGTGGCGACCGACCGGGCCACCGCCCTGGCCGAGGCCGACGTCGTGGTCACCGGTGTGCCGTCACGTGACTTCCCGCTGGTCCGCGCGGAGGAGATCAAGCCGGGCGCGGTGTGCCTGAACTTCTCCACGATGAAGAACTTCGCCGACGACGTGGTGGAGCGCGCCTCGGTCTTCGTGCCCCGGGTGGGTTCGATGACCGTGACCATGGCGATGCGCAACGCGGTCCGGCTGTACCGCAACGCCAACCCGGCGTGA